tagatcagtagtgttaatttcttttttcttttcttttttagagaAAACAAGCTGTGAGTAAATAagtagagtgcaagtctaaagggggcattttcttttttaagaacagaattagaatagagagtgctagagttagagtgttaaataaagatggaagaggtaggctacacatacacacacaccagcttTTTTATagctaaattaaattttatgttaTTCCATACTATTTGATATATTATTTGATAGTATAtgctatagatagatagatggacggacggacggacggacggacggacggacagacagatagatagatagatagatagatagatagatagatagatagatagatagatagatagatagatagatagatagatagatagatagatagatagtaattTAATTACTGCAAAATATATACGTTCACAAAAATGCTATGTAATAATCCTTGTTTCATCATCATtgtgttctttctttctctttctttcttctgtctgtctgtctgtctgtctgtctgtctgtctatctatctatctatctatctatctatctatctatctatctatctatctatctatctatctgcctgcATTTGGGTTTCTCAAAATTTTgggtccaaaaataaaatatagtccaAATAATCTTTCGAACAGAACATGATTAATATTACTGCACAACACTGAACTTTCAGGCTTGGTAATCACACTTATGTGACTCTGAATTACAATCAGTAAGTTTATGGCTAATGATAGTATTTCTTTATTACCAATGTAACTAATCTGTGCACACCTTGGAGTAATTTCCATCCATCTGCACTGATTGCTATGATCTACATTGTTCGAGCGGCTTCAGAATGTGTTCTCCCTGACCACGTGACCCCGGCGCTCAGTCCTTCTCGGCCAATGGGACTGCGCGTCCCCGCTCGGACCGTGTGGAGAACTTTACCGGGTGCAAAGTCTCAAGTTTCGTTTAACTTGTCCTGAAGATTCATGAGCGTCTTTTATTCCATCATCAGTCTATAGCGGCCGGTGTTTCTGTCTAGAAGTATGAATGAATGTTTCGCTGTGCTGAATACTCTAGTGCGTCGCGCAACCAATAGCAACAGCGTTTAACTAACGtgtttattttcaacattaatatctTGTTAATGCCATAGACATCTAAAACCGTTTTGTCACTAAAATGCAAATTATTACaagtactaaaataaactaattagctatttttttttcGCTGTTAAAGACAAGAATGGGTTTGGGACAGAACCGGGTGCGTTTGGTGTGTATGCTGTCTTTAACGCTTGTGTTTTTCATTGTTGAAGTTGTGGTAAGCAGAATAACTGCGTCTCTCGCGATGTTATCAGACTCTTTTCACATGCTGTCGGACGTAATAGCTTTGATAGTGGCTTTAATCGCGGTGAGTTTTGCGGAGACAGCCCGTGCCTCGAATAAAAACACGTATGGATGGATCCGCGCAGAAGTGATGGGAGCGTTAGTGAACGCCGTGTTTCTGACGGCCCTCTGCTTCACGATTGTGTTAGAAGCCGTGGAGCGCTACACGCTGCCTCACGAGATCGAGAACCCACGCGTGGTCATTTGGGTGGGTGTTGCTGGGCTCCTGGTGAATGTGCTCGGTCTTTTCCTGTTCCACGGACACGCAGGGTTTGGTGGGCACGGACACTCTCACGGGGGTCACTCTCATCTTCAAAAGAAAAATCACAGAGAGTATGAAAAACCAGAGACACACGAAGAAGAATACAATCTCATGATAAACAGCAACAGTTCTCAAGGAGACCAAACTTCTGATCTAAAATCAGGTATTcgatttcaattacaatttattttatttctaaacaatattgtattaaattgtatttatttatttatattctgttatttaatttattataataaattaatgagTGTCACATTCTTTGAACACCTTGAAatattaggggaaaaaaaaagatttaaaaacatattttaaaaaaagtcatgTTCCCACAGTGCTGGAAAACTTTGAAATAtcagggaatgtaaaaaaaaaacttaaaataaataaataaaaatcctaaaaaacgtAAAGGGAATGTCTGTAGTCAACTATTTTTTGGCATTAATATTTCTTCAGCTAGAAATTGGTATTTccggttttttattttttttattttttatatttgcacgAACAGAAAAGTAATGGGAATTAGATGCAAATTCAGAAAGTGCGGGAACCCTGTCTTTAAAGTCATGGAATATCAGGGAATTTCAAAAGTGTGATTTCCAAGCCTGGAATAGTCATCAGAATTAATAAGACCATAAAACGATCATGGAAATGTCTATAGTCAACATAatttttgcactgtattttacagtacatgtactgtacTTGCAGTGTAGAAATTAAAGTACATGTACTTGGTATCCAGTCAAAAACATGGAAATTGAGAAAGTGTGGAACGGTGTCTTAAAAAGTCAACCCAGTTTTCTGTGGTAAATATTTtcttctatttctattttttacctttttagtGCAGGAAAAACTATattagtataaaaaaatatatatattataaaatatatatattttaaagtgttaaagcCCTGGAAGAAGTTCAAAGAAATAGCTTGGCCATATTTTTATGCACACAACCTGATGAAAACCATGCATAATTAAAAGCAATGTTTTCTTCATCTTTATTTTTCTGCTCATTTTGTTGACTTTTCCAGACAGCCTAAACCTCAGAATCACTGCTAAGGGCTCGTTGGAGGACTTGGATCACAGCTCTGAGTCGGCCTCCCAGATGAACATGCGTGGGGTGTTCCTGCACGTGCTCGGTGACGCGTTAGGGTCCGTCATTGTGGTCGTCAACGCCTTGATATTCACTTTTGTGTGGACGCCATGTCACAGCGACACAGTCTGCTTCAACCCCTGCCGCAGCAGCCACTTGACTGACCACCAACATGTTAATACCACAGTCCTGAGCATATCCAAAACACCCGACAGGATGCCCAGAACGGTGTCTGTGGCCGGCCCAT
This region of Carassius auratus strain Wakin chromosome 17, ASM336829v1, whole genome shotgun sequence genomic DNA includes:
- the slc30a1b gene encoding zinc transporter 1, with product MGLGQNRVRLVCMLSLTLVFFIVEVVVSRITASLAMLSDSFHMLSDVIALIVALIAVSFAETARASNKNTYGWIRAEVMGALVNAVFLTALCFTIVLEAVERYTLPHEIENPRVVIWVGVAGLLVNVLGLFLFHGHAGFGGHGHSHGGHSHLQKKNHREYEKPETHEEEYNLMINSNSSQGDQTSDLKSDSLNLRITAKGSLEDLDHSSESASQMNMRGVFLHVLGDALGSVIVVVNALIFTFVWTPCHSDTVCFNPCRSSHLTDHQHVNTTVLSISKTPDRMPRTVSVAGPCWVLYLDPTLCLIMVCILLYTTFPLLKESALILLQTVPEQIDMHKLNGKLRSLDGVKAVHDLHIWQLAGSRIIATAHIKCTDPASYMDIAKRIKDIFHDEGIHATTVQPEFSPISEGSGDSQCELSCRSQCKPKLCCNLTKRAKPESELTKRKEESCRYTVGWADRKEVEDTVHTEMESTV